Proteins from a single region of Thermococcus alcaliphilus:
- a CDS encoding CBS domain-containing protein: MVIIPKPIDPREIKKLRKELGITQEELAEKAGVTQAYIAKLESGKVDPRLSTFNRILQALAECKKARFRAKEIMSSPIIGVKPYETVENVVRLMNKHNISQVPVIAGNKVVGSVTEKTLVRKSFEYEDLLSKKVMEIMDEPFPIINEDESIEVVKYLLEEHPAVIVQNREGKPVGIITRSDLFKIK; this comes from the coding sequence ATGGTTATCATTCCCAAGCCCATTGACCCACGGGAGATAAAGAAGCTTAGAAAGGAACTTGGCATAACACAAGAAGAGCTTGCGGAAAAAGCGGGGGTTACACAGGCTTACATAGCAAAACTTGAAAGCGGTAAAGTTGATCCTAGATTATCTACTTTCAATCGAATTCTCCAGGCTTTGGCTGAGTGTAAAAAGGCTCGATTCAGGGCCAAGGAAATAATGTCTTCTCCCATAATAGGAGTCAAACCATATGAAACGGTTGAAAACGTTGTTAGGCTAATGAACAAGCACAACATTTCCCAAGTCCCCGTAATAGCGGGCAACAAGGTGGTCGGTTCTGTTACGGAAAAGACTCTCGTTAGGAAGAGCTTTGAATATGAAGACTTGCTTTCAAAGAAGGTTATGGAGATTATGGATGAGCCTTTTCCAATAATAAATGAGGATGAAAGCATTGAAGTCGTAAAGTACCTTCTCGAGGAGCATCCAGCGGTTATAGTCCAGAACAGAGAAGGCAAACCCGTGGGAATAATAACTCGCTCAGATCTGTTCAAAATAAAATAA
- a CDS encoding 7-carboxy-7-deazaguanine synthase QueE, with amino-acid sequence MFLAEIFNSWQGEGGSIEGSAFGRRQIFVRFAGCDLRCIWCDSASYILASNVPRWRYEVEPFTGKFEYKPNPAKLEEVVDVILKLDTGDIHSISYTGGEPTLQTKNLYALMEKMHDLGFKNFLETNGSRPERVGEVAHLVDYASVDIKDETAKASENWRELVLREVESIRILKKAGAKTYAKLVVTKDTKEENVRWYAELLKNLAPLAIQPKEPIDISQHQLMRLYNIAAKIMGRENVGLSFQVHKYLNVL; translated from the coding sequence ATGTTCTTGGCTGAAATCTTCAACAGCTGGCAAGGAGAAGGGGGAAGTATAGAGGGAAGTGCCTTTGGCAGAAGGCAGATTTTTGTTAGATTCGCTGGCTGTGACCTTAGATGCATCTGGTGCGACTCCGCAAGCTATATCCTCGCTTCTAACGTTCCAAGGTGGCGCTACGAAGTGGAACCGTTTACTGGAAAGTTTGAGTACAAGCCCAACCCGGCAAAGCTTGAAGAAGTTGTTGATGTTATCTTAAAGCTGGACACCGGAGATATACACTCAATAAGCTACACCGGCGGAGAGCCAACTCTGCAGACGAAGAACCTCTACGCCCTCATGGAGAAGATGCACGATTTGGGATTTAAAAACTTCTTAGAGACCAATGGAAGCAGGCCAGAAAGAGTAGGAGAAGTTGCACATCTTGTAGATTATGCGAGTGTTGATATAAAAGATGAGACCGCCAAAGCAAGTGAAAATTGGCGGGAGCTGGTGCTCAGAGAAGTAGAGAGCATTAGGATACTTAAGAAAGCAGGGGCAAAGACTTATGCAAAGCTCGTGGTCACAAAAGACACAAAAGAAGAAAACGTGAGATGGTACGCAGAGCTGTTGAAAAACTTAGCCCCCCTTGCCATACAGCCCAAAGAACCGATTGATATTTCCCAACATCAGCTTATGAGGCTTTACAACATCGCTGCAAAGATAATGGGGAGAGAAAACGTTGGTTTAAGCTTTCAGGTGCATAAGTATCTAAACGTCCTTTGA
- a CDS encoding S9 family peptidase, with translation MKRIDIKDLGNFKLVGGLNVYRRKVAFTVSEISIEKDDYFSKIYVYDGRKVVQFTSGPKDSNPRFSPDGKFMAFTSKRDKESKEAELYLIPTTGGEARLLTKFKFGINDYEFSPDGKTLAVITPVEIERKKKDDVHIIKEIPFWFNGIGWVYGKRNHIYLVDVESGKKRKLTRGNLNVQTLKWSKDGSKIYFVAQEDREKKPMISDLFVVDLKSKKVEKLTDSKWRIGDLVPLEDGTVILRMNTLERGIPTNTHIYHFNPETKEIKKLTAKLDRSAYNSLNCDVRGPSRNPLVYKDGWVYYIATDGPRANLFRVNLDGEIERVIGGDRSVETFGIGEYIAFIAQDATTPTELYILREGKERKVTDFNAWIREYKLSKPEHFKVKASDGVEIDAWIMKPVDFEEGKKYPAVLEIHGGPKTAYGYSFMHEFHVLTAKGFVVIFSNPRGSDGYGEDFADIREHYGERDYQDIMEVVDEALRRFDFIDSERIGVTGGSYGGFMTNWIVGHTNRFKAAVTQRSISNWTSFFGTTDIGYYFAPDQIGGDPWSNTEGYWEKSPLKYAPNVETPLLIIHSMEDYRCWLPEALQFFTALKYLGKTVELALFPGENHDLSRKGKPKHRVKRLELIVGWMEKWLK, from the coding sequence ATGAAAAGGATTGATATCAAAGACTTGGGGAACTTTAAGCTTGTCGGTGGACTTAATGTATACAGAAGAAAAGTTGCCTTTACGGTAAGCGAAATCAGCATAGAAAAAGATGACTACTTTTCAAAAATCTATGTTTATGATGGTAGGAAGGTTGTGCAGTTCACCTCTGGACCAAAAGACTCAAATCCGCGCTTTTCGCCAGATGGTAAGTTCATGGCTTTCACATCCAAAAGGGACAAGGAAAGCAAGGAGGCTGAGCTTTACTTAATCCCGACCACCGGAGGAGAGGCAAGGCTTCTCACGAAGTTTAAATTTGGAATAAATGACTACGAGTTTTCACCTGACGGCAAAACACTCGCCGTCATAACCCCTGTGGAGATCGAAAGAAAAAAGAAGGACGACGTGCACATAATCAAGGAAATTCCCTTCTGGTTCAACGGCATTGGATGGGTTTATGGAAAGCGGAACCACATCTATCTTGTCGATGTCGAGAGCGGGAAAAAGAGAAAGCTGACGAGAGGAAACCTTAACGTTCAAACTCTAAAATGGAGCAAAGATGGAAGCAAAATCTACTTTGTTGCCCAGGAGGATAGGGAAAAGAAACCCATGATAAGCGATCTCTTTGTTGTTGATCTTAAGAGCAAGAAGGTTGAAAAGCTGACCGATTCAAAGTGGCGCATTGGCGATTTAGTTCCTCTTGAAGACGGCACGGTTATACTTAGAATGAACACTCTTGAGAGAGGCATTCCAACGAACACTCACATCTATCACTTCAATCCTGAGACGAAGGAAATCAAAAAGCTCACGGCAAAGCTTGACCGCTCGGCTTACAACTCTCTCAACTGCGATGTAAGAGGCCCCTCTCGGAACCCGCTTGTTTATAAGGACGGCTGGGTTTACTACATAGCCACAGACGGCCCAAGGGCAAACCTCTTCCGTGTCAACCTCGATGGAGAGATAGAGCGTGTAATCGGCGGAGATAGAAGTGTTGAGACCTTCGGCATCGGGGAGTATATAGCCTTCATTGCTCAGGATGCAACAACTCCAACAGAGCTTTACATTCTCAGAGAGGGAAAGGAGAGGAAAGTCACCGACTTTAACGCATGGATAAGGGAGTACAAGCTCTCAAAGCCGGAGCACTTCAAAGTCAAAGCGAGCGACGGCGTTGAGATAGATGCGTGGATAATGAAGCCCGTGGACTTTGAAGAAGGCAAAAAGTATCCGGCAGTTCTTGAAATCCACGGCGGGCCGAAGACGGCCTACGGCTACTCCTTCATGCACGAGTTCCACGTTTTAACCGCTAAAGGCTTCGTTGTAATATTCTCCAATCCAAGGGGAAGCGACGGTTATGGAGAGGATTTTGCTGACATAAGGGAGCACTACGGCGAGAGGGACTATCAGGACATAATGGAGGTCGTGGACGAGGCTTTGAGAAGGTTCGACTTCATAGACTCGGAGAGGATAGGAGTAACCGGCGGCTCCTACGGCGGCTTCATGACGAACTGGATTGTGGGGCACACCAACCGCTTTAAAGCCGCTGTAACCCAAAGGTCAATCTCAAACTGGACAAGCTTTTTCGGAACAACGGACATAGGCTATTACTTCGCTCCGGATCAGATAGGGGGTGATCCCTGGAGCAACACAGAGGGTTACTGGGAGAAGAGCCCGCTGAAGTACGCACCAAACGTCGAGACTCCTCTCTTGATAATACACTCAATGGAAGACTACCGTTGCTGGCTTCCAGAGGCTCTGCAGTTCTTTACCGCCCTTAAGTATCTTGGCAAAACCGTTGAGCTCGCCCTCTTCCCCGGCGAGAACCACGACCTCTCAAGAAAAGGAAAGCCCAAGCATAGGGTTAAGAGACTTGAGCTTATCGTTGGATGGATGGAGAAGTGGTTGAAGTGA
- a CDS encoding tRNA(Met) cytidine acetyltransferase TmcA, with translation MTVKVRFDKEVRDYAKSEGVKDPTLKLTETALAEAIEEFHRRMIVLAGDTMKKATLAGILAGASAKIISAILEELMGKKLRDESEDKVEVLYATDALGQETFGRKRYEEFRKHFDVLAGENVNVTAVTFKHTRDILGRTYDLLVLDLSYDFSPNDLGRIIETVRGGGVIFILANPFEKWKNMWTGFHKSLVTPPYTIDDVKKRFNRRLIRKFEEHEGIYILNAENQKILKGPENEKSQAKLPEREKIEIPEEIKFPKELYELCLTNGQVEVLKALEELIENDGMVVLTADRGRGKSVSVGIGSVGLAVKSKKKRVRIVVTAPELENVQSLFRFAKKSLQKLGYKPKVIEENGLIKEIYAKGIGIRYYPPTQGYRMNADVYVIDEAAGIHVPILHQYLKKPKVIYSSTIHGYEGAGRGFSVKFLKKAKEKREFKEIHLSVPIRYESNDPIERWLFDVLLLDAEPVELTEEDYELIRRKEVYFEKPDLDDWFENDREDLRHFVGIYVLAHYRNRPSDVALLADAPHHEARVLRLKNGKIVCAVQIAKEGGIPKKDIDRMAKGYKPRGNIIPDMMVKHHYAKEFAKLKGYRVVRIATHPDAMDMGLGSKALELLIQEADREGLDWVGSGFGASEELIRFWIRNGFAVVHLSPSRNPVSGEYTAIVIKPISKKAQEIVKKANDEFRIRLTEWLGDTHRDLEPEIARWLFETPFGESVNYPITLTDVQKKRLEMFVGKVLTYDTVLDAVKPVVKLYFLDGWMKPYLDERQIHLLIYRVLQAHTWEETAKFIDRSPMFTMIEVRDIIRGLWYYYKHILK, from the coding sequence ATGACCGTGAAAGTGAGATTCGACAAAGAAGTGAGAGACTATGCTAAAAGCGAGGGTGTTAAGGATCCAACTCTAAAGCTCACTGAAACCGCTCTCGCTGAGGCTATTGAAGAATTTCATCGGAGAATGATAGTTTTAGCTGGAGATACAATGAAAAAAGCCACCTTGGCTGGAATTCTTGCCGGAGCTTCTGCCAAAATAATATCTGCAATTCTTGAGGAACTTATGGGGAAAAAGCTCAGGGATGAGAGCGAGGATAAGGTGGAAGTTCTCTATGCAACCGATGCCCTTGGACAGGAAACTTTTGGGAGAAAAAGGTATGAAGAATTTAGAAAGCATTTTGATGTTCTTGCCGGAGAAAATGTAAACGTTACCGCCGTTACTTTTAAACACACCCGCGATATTCTTGGGAGAACTTATGACCTGCTTGTTCTTGATCTCAGCTATGATTTTTCCCCTAATGATCTCGGTAGGATAATAGAGACTGTTAGGGGTGGAGGAGTAATATTCATCCTTGCCAACCCATTTGAAAAGTGGAAAAACATGTGGACTGGCTTCCATAAGAGCCTCGTTACTCCGCCCTACACCATAGATGACGTGAAAAAGAGGTTTAACAGGAGACTCATCAGAAAGTTTGAAGAGCACGAAGGAATTTACATCCTAAACGCCGAAAACCAGAAAATTCTAAAGGGCCCAGAAAACGAGAAGAGTCAGGCAAAGCTCCCTGAGAGAGAAAAGATCGAAATACCAGAGGAGATAAAATTCCCAAAGGAGCTCTATGAACTCTGTCTCACAAACGGCCAGGTTGAGGTTCTTAAGGCCCTCGAAGAGCTAATAGAAAACGATGGGATGGTCGTCCTAACGGCGGATAGAGGAAGAGGAAAGAGTGTCAGCGTTGGTATAGGCTCTGTTGGTCTCGCGGTGAAATCAAAGAAAAAGCGTGTGAGGATTGTTGTCACGGCCCCAGAACTTGAAAATGTGCAGAGTCTCTTCCGCTTTGCGAAGAAAAGCCTCCAGAAGCTTGGCTATAAGCCAAAAGTTATAGAAGAAAATGGTCTCATAAAGGAAATATATGCCAAGGGAATTGGGATAAGGTATTACCCCCCAACCCAAGGGTATAGAATGAACGCAGACGTTTACGTAATTGACGAAGCCGCTGGAATTCACGTCCCGATCCTCCACCAATACCTCAAAAAGCCCAAAGTAATTTACTCCTCCACAATCCACGGATATGAGGGAGCGGGAAGGGGTTTCTCTGTCAAATTCCTAAAGAAGGCCAAGGAGAAGAGAGAGTTCAAGGAGATACACCTCTCGGTGCCGATTAGATACGAGAGCAACGACCCGATTGAGAGGTGGCTCTTTGATGTTCTCCTGCTGGATGCCGAGCCTGTGGAGCTAACTGAGGAAGACTACGAGCTTATTAGGAGAAAAGAGGTCTACTTTGAAAAGCCCGACCTCGATGACTGGTTCGAGAACGATAGAGAAGATTTAAGGCACTTCGTCGGTATTTACGTTCTTGCTCACTACAGGAACAGACCGAGCGATGTAGCACTTTTAGCCGATGCACCACACCACGAAGCGAGGGTTTTGAGGCTCAAGAATGGAAAGATAGTCTGTGCCGTGCAGATAGCCAAAGAAGGAGGAATCCCAAAGAAGGATATAGACAGAATGGCAAAGGGATACAAGCCGAGGGGGAACATAATCCCCGACATGATGGTGAAACACCACTATGCAAAGGAGTTTGCGAAGTTAAAAGGTTATAGGGTGGTTAGAATAGCCACCCACCCAGATGCTATGGATATGGGCCTTGGGAGTAAGGCGCTTGAGCTGTTAATTCAAGAGGCCGATAGAGAAGGCCTTGACTGGGTAGGGAGTGGATTTGGAGCTAGTGAAGAGCTCATAAGGTTCTGGATAAGAAATGGGTTTGCGGTAGTGCATCTAAGCCCCTCGAGGAATCCCGTAAGCGGAGAATACACCGCGATAGTGATAAAGCCAATAAGCAAGAAGGCTCAAGAGATAGTTAAGAAAGCTAACGATGAATTTAGAATTAGACTTACGGAGTGGCTTGGTGACACGCATAGGGATTTGGAGCCCGAGATAGCGAGATGGCTCTTTGAAACACCTTTTGGAGAGAGCGTCAACTACCCGATAACCCTAACGGATGTGCAGAAGAAAAGGCTTGAGATGTTCGTGGGTAAAGTCTTAACTTATGACACCGTTCTTGATGCAGTGAAGCCAGTGGTAAAGCTTTATTTCCTCGATGGCTGGATGAAGCCTTATCTCGATGAGAGACAAATACACCTCCTCATTTACCGTGTTCTTCAAGCACATACATGGGAAGAAACTGCAAAGTTCATCGATAGAAGCCCAATGTTCACGATGATAGAAGTTAGGGACATAATAAGAGGCCTTTGGTACTACTACAAGCACATACTCAAATAG